The Pochonia chlamydosporia 170 chromosome 1, whole genome shotgun sequence genome window below encodes:
- a CDS encoding extracellular membrane protein, CFEM domain-containing protein (similar to Metarhizium robertsii ARSEF 23 XP_007825743.1): protein MKFITLASLAMATVAVGQSLADLPSCALPCLNDAVKQSTTCSATDVACICKKFDAIQGAAAGCILKACGQDVALNKVLPATQKLCANAGSGSGTGKPEPTTAQQPTSTGTVAPVPEPTEEPTPTTGSPTSPPVVTAGAAAFAPMGGLAMLAAAVLAL, encoded by the exons ATGAAGTTCATTACTCTTGCgtctttggcaatggccactGTAGCTGTCGGCCAGAGTCTCGCTGATCTGCCCAGCTGCGCCCTTCCCTGCCTCAATGACGCAGTGAAGCAAAGCACAACCTGCTCCGCGACCGACGTGGCTTGCATTTGCAAGAAGTTTGACGCTATTCAGGGTGCTGCTGCCGGATGTATTCTGAAGGCCtgtggccaagatgttgcTCTCA ACAAGGTCCTTCCCGCAACTCAAAAGCTTTGCGCAAACGCCGGCAGTGGTAGCGGCACCGGCAAGCCTGAGCCTACTACAGCTCAACAACCAACTTCAACTGGCACTGTCGCGCCTGTCCCTGAGCCTACTGAAGAGCCCACGCCTACAACCGGCTCCCCAACCTCGCCTCCCGTTGTCACAGCTGGAGCCGCCGCTTTCGCCCCTATGGGCGGCCTCGCCATGTTGGCGGCTGCCGTTCTGGCATTGTAA
- a CDS encoding glycosyltransferase family 32 (similar to Nectria haematococca mpVI 77-13-4 XP_003044737.1) encodes MEKRPPVKISFRGTLLPKLRSVSLPKKIRKCLPIYLGCIFFLIILLNLDVLFLFPSPVSMLAKSEAPRKKLPGSTFPQKVWQTWKIDPLLFGITETARAMTWVKQNPQMRYEVITDASDMTYVEQHFGPDGFNRPDIVEFYRNVNLRIIKADLLRYMILYAEGGIYADIDVEAIKPFHRFIPERHDEHDYDLIVGVEVDMPQFRNHHILGQKSQSFCQWTIISRPRHPVMLHLIENIMKWFKAVARKQRVPIGKVELDFDQVITGTGPSAFTTAVLQEMNRVTQGPKVTWDDFHNLDESKVVGRVLVLTVEAFCAGQGHSDSGNHGSRGALVKHHYHASNWPSKHRRYRHPAYGQVEECNWNAECVAQWDKDVAEFDKLPEAEKKKIIVERLKLLQPPPPVQEAEVKPKPQPQEEPGKEAEAKKEPGQEAEAQPKDQPQKDQPQKELEPGKEGDAQQKDKPQEEPGKEAEAKPKDQPQ; translated from the coding sequence ATGGAGAAGCGGCCGCCAGTCAAAATCTCCTTTCGGGGAACTCTATTGCCCAAGTTGAGGAGCGTCTCGCTGCCCAAAAAGATCCGGAAATGTCTTCCCATTTACCTAGGATGCATCTTCTTTCTCATCATCTTACTCAACCTCGATGTTCTTTTCTTATTTCCCAGTCCAGTCAGCATGCTGGCAAAGTCGGAAGCGCCCCGGAAGAAGCTTCCAGGAAGCACATTCCCCCAAAAGGTATGGCAGACGTGGAAAATTGATCCGCTGCTCTTTGGCATCACGGAAACGGCAAGAGCCATGACATGGGTGAAACAAAATCCTCAAATGCGCTACGAGGTCATTACCGATGCCAGCGATATGACATATGTTGAGCAGCATTTCGGCCCAGATGGCTTCAATCGCCCGGACATCGTCGAGTTTTACCGAAATGTCAACCTACGAATTATAAAAGCCGATCTTTTGCGATACATGATATTATATGCTGAAGGCGGTATCTACGCGGATATTGATGTCGAGGCCATCAAGCCATTCCACCGTTTTATCCCCGAACGTCATGATGAGCACGATTATGACCtgattgttggtgttgaggtcGACATGCCGCAATTccgcaaccaccacattctGGGTCAAAAATCGCAATCTTTCTGCCAGTGGACCATTATTTCGCGACCTCGGCACCCGGTCATGCTGCATCTCATTGAGAACATCATGAAGTGGTTCAAAGCAGTCGCAAGAAAACAGCGCGTGCCGATTGGCAAGGTGGAGCTGGATTTCGACCAAGTCATCACAGGCACCGGACCATCAGCCTTTACTACGGCTGTTCTGCAAGAAATGAACAGGGTGACGCAAGGTCCCAAGGTTACGTGGGACGACTTTCACAACTTGGATGAGTCCAAGGTAGTTGGCCGGGTGCTTGTCTTGACAGTCGAGGCCTTTTGTGCTGGTCAAGGCCACTCCGACTCTGGCAACCATGGGTCTCGCGGCGCCCTTGTGAAACATCACTATCACGCATCCAACTGGCCCAGTAAGCACCGTCGCTACAGGCATCCTGCCTATGGACAGGTGGAGGAGTGCAATTGGAACGCTGAGTGCGTTGCGCAGTGGGACAAGGACGTTGCCGAGTTTGACAAGCTGCCGGaagctgagaagaagaagattaTCGTGGAGCGCCTCAAATTActacaaccaccaccaccggtCCAAGAAGCTGAGGTGAAGCCCAAACCTCAGCCTCAGGAAGAACCGGGCAAAGAAGCCGAAGCTAAGAAGGAGCCTGGTcaagaagctgaagctcaGCCCAAAGACCAGCCTCAGAAAGACCAACCGCAGAAGGAACTTGAACCTGGCAAAGAAGGTGATGCTCAACAAAAGGACAAACCTCAGGAGGAACCGGGCAAAGAGGCTGAAGCAAAGCCTAAAGACCAGCCTCAATAG
- a CDS encoding oligopeptide transporter (similar to Coccidioides immitis RS XP_001242598.1) has product MATKSSLEITNGGSLVEPVPGGNDGHDSDNNEKEDLLKPFPTEDDWATLPRVPGTIPWTAWTVAFVEFAERFSYYGTSAVFVNFIQKGLPPGSTTGAGFLKKPGSGALGFGQRASTGMTTFNQFWSYFTPLFGAYLADQYWGRYLTIQYSNIAALIGHAILIISAIPPVIVHPNAAIGVFSVGLIVMGIGTGGFKSNISPLIAEQYKDSKAYVRVNKNGQRVIVDPAVTTARIYIYFYLLINLGSLTGSLAMVYSEHFVGFWLSFTLPTICYLVCPGVLLYFKKTYKLSPPTGSVMGKAWKLFRLAYKKSKSIRDPEFWQRVKPSEIRARGEPVPEWMTFDDEWVDEVKRGILACKVFLWYPLYWLAYNQMTNNLVSQANTMILGSTPNDIVSKLNPIFIVIVIPIMDFIIYPLLRKCGVNLTPIKKITAGFVLASMAMVSACVTQAYIYKLSKCGDNINALTKGGRTDCTAPISVWVQVFPYGLIGMSEVLASITKLEYAYTKAPQNMKSTVQAIALFTSAVSSALGQALVGLSEDPLLVWNYGSVAVVAMIGGIGFYLTFRKADLHEDAMNNQKESTFLGNSEGQVESVAPTKTEKQSSA; this is encoded by the exons atggcGACAAAGTCAAGCCTCGAAATCACCAATGGTGGATCACTGGTAGAGCCCGTCCCCGGCGGCAATGATGGACACGATTCAGACAACAACGAAAAAGAGGATCTCCTGAAGCCGTTTCCAACAGAAGATGACTGGGCTACTCTTCCTCGGGTGCCGGGTACTATTCCCTGGACTGCTTGGACGGTTGCCTTTGTTGAGTTTGCGGAGCGGTTCTCGTATTACGGAACCAGCGCTGTTT TTGTAAACTTCATTCAAAAGGGTTTGCCGCCTGGTTCTACAACTGGCGCGGGTTTCCTGAAGAAGCCAGGATCAGGCGCTCTCGGTTTCGGACAACGAGCATCAACTGGTATGACGACGTTCAACCAGTTCTGGTCATACTTCACCCCGTTGTTTGGTGCCTACTTGGCAGATCAGTATTGGGGTCGCTACCTCACGATTCAATATTCCAATATTGCTGCTCTTATTGGACACGCTATCCTGATCATCTCTGCCATCCCTCCGGTTATTGTTCATCCAAATGCAGCAATAGGCGTCTTTTCAGTTGGCCTCATTGTAATGGGCATAGGAACGGGAGGATTCAAGTCAAACATCTCCCCACTGATTGCTGAACAGTACAAGGACTCCAAGGCGTATGTGAGAGTAAACAAGAACGGCCAGAGAGTGATTGTGGACCCGGCTGTTACAACGGCACGAATCTACATCTACTTTTACTTGTTGATCAATCTCGGCTCCCTTACAGGATCCCTAGCCATGGTGTATTCGGAGCATTTTGTCGGCTTTTGGCTCTCATTTACTCTCCCCACAATCTGCTATCTTGTTTGTCCTGGTGTGCTCTTGTACTTCAAGAAGACATACAAGCTGTCTCCTCCGACCGGATCCGTCATGGGCAAGGCGTGGAAGCTGTTTCGATTAGCCtacaagaagagcaagagcatTCGCGATCCGGAATTCTGGCAGCGCGTCAAGCCCAGCGAAATTCGGGCTCGCGGAGAACCAGTACCGGAGTGGATGACCTTTGACGACGAGTGGGTTGACGAGGTCAAGCGTGGCATTCTCGCTTGCAAGGTCTTTCTCTGGTACCCATTGTATTGGCTTGCCTACAACCAAATGACGAACAATCTGGTGTCTCAAGCCAATACCATGATCCTCGGTTCGACCCCAAATGACATCGTATCGAAACTTAACCCCATTTTCATTGTTATTGTCATCCCGATCATGGACTTTATCATCTACCCTCTGCTTCGCAAATGTGGTGTGAACCTCACGCCAATTAAAAAGATCACAGCCGGATTTGTACTtgcctccatggccatggtgtctgCATGCGTCACACAGGCATACATCTACAAGTTGTCCAAGTGCGGGGATAACATTAATGCGTTGACCAAGGGTGGAAGAACAGACTGCACTGCCCCGATATCTGTTTGGGTACAGGTCTTCCCGTATGGCTTGATTGGCATGTCGGAGGTCCTTGCATCGATTACAAAGCTGGA ATATGCCTACACCAAAGCCCCTCAGAATATGAAGTCAACCGTACAGGCCATCGCGCTGTTCACCTCTGCTGTCTCCTCCGCTCTTGGTCAGGCACTTGTCGGCTTGTCTGAGGATCCCCTTCTCGTCTGGAACTACGGCTCAGTTGCAGTTGTCGCCATGATTGGCGGTATCGGCTTCTATTTGACGTTCCGCAAAGCTGACTTGCACGAGGACGCCATGAATAACCAGAAGGAGAGTACCTTCTTGGGAAACAGTGAAGGGCAAGTTGAATCAGTAGCTCCAACCAAGACTGAGAAGCAAAGCTCAGCATAA